The Alkalispirochaeta americana region CTCAACTCATGGTTGGTTGCTCTCAGTCAGTGCACCGCATCACTGCCGTGCGAGGGTGAATCTATCAGCTCCCACTACTGCGCGTCAACTGCTTTGCTCGCAGTTTGTGAAAAAAAATTACTTTCTGCGGATCCACGGGGCTCCAGGAGTCACAAAACCATGAAACATTCACAACCAGCACTCAGCGTTTTGGGATGAGCAAATCCTGGTCGGCAAAAATCACATCGGGATCTCTTATCCGGTTTTTGTCAGCGATCTCCAGAAACCGCCAGGGAGTTCCATAAAAACGCAGGGAAAGATCCCAGAGAGTATCACCCCAGCTAATTTGATACAGCGTGTCCTCCCGGACTGCCCCCCCCTCAGCCAGAGAGGGCTCGGCTTCTTTAGCCTCTTTTGCAGGTTCTACCCTGTCCTCCCGGGCTAGTGGCTCCTGTTCCCCTGAATGCTCTGGCTCCTGGAACGGGGCGGCTTCCTGTGGCGGATGCGGGTCAGGAGGCTGTTCTACCGGAGTTGGCTCCACGGCATCCCCCGCAGCAAACGAACGGAAAACCAGAGTAGCGGCGGCAAAAAGCAGGACAATCAGAAGCGCAAAGAGTAATACCAGAACAAGGCGCCCTGATCGATGCCCCGGGGACGGCTCCCAATGTCGGGGGTCTTCATCAAAACCGGAATCGTCTTCAGGCTCATCAAGAAAGTCGCGATCTCCTTCGGAAATTCGCTGATAGGGGCTGGAGTTTCGCCGATCCTCCAGGGGGATGACAAGACTTTGCATACCCCCCCCTTGACGATCTGTGGCAACCACGTGCAACACCCCTTCGTCGTCCAGGGTAAGCAAGAGGTCCAAATCGGGAGTTCCCTGCTTTTGAGGAGACAGATTGGTCAGCGCAACCGTACCAAGAAACTCCTCACTCTGAAGTTCGCTCTGCTCTTTGAAACCAGGATCTTGTTGCTCAAAAACACGGTAGAGAGATATTTCTGCGCGATCCTGCTCATCCCGAACTGTCGTGAGAACGAGTTTCTTCCGCACCGACCCTTGCCCGTCGAAAACGGGATAAAAACTCCGGTCTGCCAGTCGGACACCTATCATTGATCTGTTCACCCTTTAATGGTAGTCCAACAACATCGGTCCGACAAGCAAAAGCGAATGAATTTTCCCTCCCTTGAAGCCTTCCGTGCACTACCCCTTTGAACCGGCGGTCTCCTGGACGATCGTTCGCGGCCTTAGTTCCTGGGGCGAAAACATGCAGGCGCTTTGCTGGCCATCCCGCCGCTCGATCAGACGGTGACCGCAGGAGAGGCACTCAGGCTGGGCGTAGGGACAACGTGGCGTGAAACGGCATCCTTCAGGAAGATTGATCTGATCGGGCACAGCATCGTCTACAGTCACCTCTTCGCGCTGATAATCAGGGTCTGCCACAGGGACCGAGGAGACAAGCACTTGCGTATAGGGGTGCTGGGGATGAGCGATAACATCCTCAGCTTTACCGATCTCCACAATCTTGCCCAAATACATTACGGCGATTCTGTCGCAAAGATATTTGATTGTTGCAAGATCGTGAGAGACATAGATCATCGTCAGACCCATTTCATCCCGCAGTCGCTTGAGAAGGTTGAGAATATCCGCCCGAATCGAGACATCCAGCATTGAAACAGGCTCATCAGCAATCAGCACTTTGGGACGAAGAACGATACCTCGGGCGATTGCCACCCGTTGGCGCTGGCCTCCTGACATCTCATGGGGGAATCGGTCAAGGTAATGCTCTGCAGGCTTGAGACCGGCGATGGTAAGACACTCGCTTACCCGGCGGGCAATCTCCTGTTTGTCTTTGAGCCCGTGGATGCGAAGTGGCTCGGCAATGGTCTCGAACACGGTAAAACGCGGGTTCAGCGTTTCATAGGGATCCTGAAAGATCATCTGTACTTCCCGGCGAAACCGTTTCCGATCCTTTCGAGAGGAAGCTTCCAGAGGGTGCCCGTCGACTGTTATCTCCCCCGATGTTACCTCCTGAAGCCGCACAATGATCTCGCCCGTAGTGGTTTTACCCGACCCACTCTCGCCAGCAAGTCCAAGAATTTCGCCAGGAGCTATATCCAGAGACACGTCATCCACGGCCCGCACCACCTGATGGTCCTGCCGGAAAATATCCTTGATGCCCCGCCGAAGGGGATAATGCTTACTCAAGTTTGCAATCGAAATCATCGGCGTGGCGCTCATATGCCGGCCCCCTTCATTTCTTCGCTGGTCTCCTCCTGCAGGATCTGCTCCTCAATCCTTGCTCGGACAGATTCCCAGGTATCCCGTTTTTTTGCTTCCCGGCGGAAGGATTCTACCTTATCGGTATACCAACAGGCCGAATAATGATTCTCCTTGACCTCCTCAAGAGGAGGCTCCTCAAGACTGCATCTTTCAGTTGCAAAAGGACATCGCACATGAAACCGGCAGCCCTGCTGTGGCTCCGAGAGGTTGGGCGGGGAGCCAGGAATCGCCACCAGCTCCTCCTGTCCGATCTCGGTGATACTGGGAAAGGCATTCTGCAACCCCAGGGAATAGGGATGGTAGGGGGCGCGGAAAAAACTGTTCGTATCGGCGATCTCCATCACTCGCCCCCCATACATCACCATGATTGTCTCGCAGACCTCACTCACTACAGAGATATCGTGGGTGATGAAGATCATGGAACTGGAGATTTCTTTGTGTATTTTCTGGATGCGCTGGAGAATTCTCCCCTGAACGACCACATCGAGAGCGGTGGTAGGCTCATCGGCGATGATTATATCCGGCTCAAGGGAAAGGGCCATGGCGATGATCGCCCGTTGCTTCATTCCTCCGGAAAGCTGATGAGGAAAGCTCTTGAGACGTTTTTCCTCCAGGCCAACCATGGAAAAAACTTCAACCGCCCGGGCGAAGGCTTCCTTTTCGGTCATTCGTGAGTGGGTTCGAATAGCCTCGATGATCTGCGTCCCCACGGTGTAGACAGGATTCAGGGAGTTCATGGCACTCTGCGAGACCAAGGCGATGCGCTTCTGACGCATCTTCCTCATCTCTTCCGGGTTCTTCCCTACCAGATCTTCTCCGTCAAACAGTACGTGCCCTGCAGAAATTCTTCCGTTTTTGGGCAAAAGCTGCAACAAGGCCTTCGCTATCGTGCTCTTTCCGCACCCCGACTCACCGACAATCCCCAGGCTCTCGGCCCGTTTCAGGGTAAAGGAAACATCTTCGACAGCCCGAAGCACTCCCCCCTGAATCTTGTACTCAACACTGAGATTCTGAACATCCAACATTCTCATCGTTTCCTTAATCGCGGATCTACTACGGCCTCCAGGGACCGCGCTACAAAGAAGATCGAGAGCAGAAGAAACACAATTGCCATCCCGGGAGGGATCGTCCACCACCAGGCCTGGCGGGAATAACCCGAGATAAAATTGATGTGGAGAATTTGCCCCCAACTTGTCACCCGGGGATCTCCAAACCCGAGAAAAGAGACGCTCGCCTCTGCCATGATCGCCCAGTTAACCATGAAGGCCATCTCCAACAACACCAGAGGAATAACATTGGGAAGAATATACCGAACCATGATGCGCAGATGACCGGCCCCTGCAACACGAGCTGCTTTGATGTAGGGCCTCTGGGCGATGGAAAGGACTTGTGAACGCACAATCCGTGCTACCGTTCGCCAGGACAGAAGCGAAACCGCAAGTATGATATTCCATATACTGGGCTGCAACACCGCTGCAAGAACAATTACAAAGGGAATAAATGGAATCGCATAGAAAAAATCGACTACTCTCATAAGAAGCGAGTCAATCCACCCTCCAAAATACCCCGCAATAATTCCTATGACAGAGCCCACGATTGTTACCAGCAAGGCAGCCAGAAACCCTACCATCAAGGCAGTTCTGGTACCCAGAATCACCTGGCTAAAAATATCCCGCCCCACATCGGTGGTCCCGAAAGGGTGGTCCCAGGAAGGGCTCTCAAGACGGCGAATGCCGCCCTCCTCGTGGTAATGTCGATCCCGGGGACCATGAGGAGCCAATTGCTCCGAAAAAACCCCCACAAACACAAAGGCCATCAGGAGCACAACTCCAAACAGAGCCAGCTTGTCCTGCTTCAGGTTTGACAGAAACACATAAAGGGAACTTTGCTTGTTAATATGCCGTGTTAACATTTTCATTGCCTTCACATCCTTTTCATCGGTAGGTGATCCGCGGATCCAGGAAGGCGTATACCACATCCGCCACAAGGTTCATGAACATCATGATCGCTGAGATGATGATGAAAATTCCCTGTGCCAGGGGATAGTCCGAACGGGTTACGGCCTGCACGATCTCTCGTCCCAAACCGGGCCAACTGAATACAACCTCAATGAGAACCTGACCGCCTATGGCGGCGCCAATAAAGAGCGCGCCCGCTGTAACAACTGGAAGCAGAGCATTTCGGGCTGCATGATGATAGAGGATTCGCCGCTCGGGAAGCCCCTTGGCACGAGCCATCTCGATATAGTCTTCAGACATGACTTCCAGCATGCTGTTCCGCATGATCAGAAGAGGGGTAGCAAGAAAGTAAAGACCTGCCACAATCGAAGGCAGAATCAGGTGCCGCAGAAAGTCGCGGTTTACAAAGATTTCAAAAAACGTATCACCCGTGTATCCCGTGGATCGCATCCCCTGAGCAGGAAACCATCCCAGCATAACAGAAAAAACCATTATCGCCATCAGGCCAATCCAAAATGTAGGCGCTGAACGAAAGATCAGACTGAAGGTAACGCCGACAGACTCCAGAGGAGACCCCCGATGCCACGCCATCCAGGCACCTCCGAGGACACCAGCCAGGTAGGCCACCAGCATGGCGCTCAACATCAGTATCAGCGTCGCCGGCATTCGGGAACCAATCACGCGAAGGACCGGTCGATTATAAAAAAAGGAATTCCCGAAATCAAGACGAACCAGATCTTTCATGAAAATCTGGTACTGAGTCCACAAGCTTTCATGCAACCCATATCGTTCAAGGAGAGCCTGCCTCGCCTCGCGAGGTATGGAGGGATCCACCATGGACGCTGTGGGATCGCCGGGCATTGTACGGAACATAAGAAAGATCATGGTTGCAATAAGGAAGAGCATGATCACCATGACCATCAATCGTTTTGCTATATAGGGTAGCACAGAGTTTTATCTCCTTTATGAATGGAATGGGGCCGGCTTACACCGGCCCCAACGCCCGTTTCTCCAGGACACCTGCTCAGCGAGGCATCCGGAGGCGGCCGGTGCTATCCCAGGTAAACCCTGCCTCGGCAAGAAGTTCCCGAGCCTTCTCAGGATCGTAGGTGTCGTAGATCGGCACTTCGGGATTGTGCCAGAACTTGTTGGCAGCGTTAATGACCAAACCACCACCGCCTCGGCTTCCATACCCCTCAAGGAGGACATCCAGGGCGTAGTCATAATCCACCAGGTAGGTCAGGGCCCGGCGAAAATCGACATTGTTAAAGGGAGGGCGATTATTATTCAGACCGATGTAGAAGAAACCAATGTCCGGCGCCTCGGTCAGCTCAAGATGACTGAACCGTCCGCCTTCGTTGCTCTTGATCTGATTGATATGGGCAGGAATCAGATCGTAGGAGATCACATCAACATTCTTCAGTTCCAGATCCGAGAGAACGCCTTCCGGGGAGGCATAAATCTTGAAGATATAACCATCAATGTTCACAGGGAAGAAGTAGTCGGCAAACCGTTCGGTGACCAGCTCTTCGCCGGGACGAAAGCGGACAAAGCTGAAAGGACCGCTACCAACGGGATGGGCGTTTTCGTACTGTGTGACATCGCCCACATTCTGCCAGATGTGCTTGGGAACGATGGGAATCTGGGTGAGTGTGGTTGTGATGAACGGCGCATAAGGGGCATTCAGAACAAACCTGACGGTATTTGCATCGCGAGCCTCAACGGACTCGATCGGATTGGTAAACGATGCGAAGTAGCTGTCGGGGAGGTCCATCCAGGTCTGATAGCTCCAGACCACGTCGTCTACCGTTACAGGCTCTCCATCGTGGAAACTCATTCCACTTCGGATCGTGACATCCACAACAGTGTCTTCCACGATCTCCCACCCCGTGGCGGCCCAGGGCTCGGGCTCAACCTGGGGACTCAGCCGGACCAGTTTGTCGTAGATGAGCCGGAGATTTCGCCAATCGTAGACGCTGCGGGCAGCGAAGGGGTTCAAGTTGGTAATGTTGATGTTGCTGGCAACCACGGGAACGGTGTGATCCTGCGAGAGGGGCTCCATCACCAGAGGGCTCCACTCATTGAACAGCCCCTCACCGGACATATTCACCATGTTGGTAAAGCGCGTCTTATCGTAGGTCTGGACGTTGGCCCGCGAATAGAGAGTTATGCGAGGAACTTCCTCGGCCAATATCCGCTGCGCCCGCCAGACGATCTCGCGCCGAGCCTCTACGTCCATCTCCTGGCGCTGGGCATCGGCGAGGATATCAAACTCGGAGTTCGAAAAACGGCAGGTGTTGTTTCCTCCGGCAACGGCGTTATCAGAATGGTTGATAGAGTGAATAAACATATCAGGATCAAGCCGCTCCACCCGGCCAGACCAGCCGATCGTGTAGGCATCGTAGTCCATATCCTCTCCGTAGAGGACATCGAGAAGAACAGAAAAATCTGTGGGCCGAGCCTCCAGGGTTACCCCGATCTTTGCAAGCTCCTCGGCAAGCTCCTGGGCCATCTCGTAATTGACCCTGTTCGCCTCGGGGAGGGAACTGAGGACCACCAGATTCGGAACCGGCGCTCCCATATCCTCGTCAGCTATATCGGCTCGACCACCACAGGACACAAAAAGCATCATGATCGATGCCGCCAGGCAGGCCAAGGTCATGCGGAAAATATGCATTTTACCCATCAATTCACTCCTTTTCGAAATTGCTAATCAATATTTATAGAGAAAAATGGATATAGCCGCAAGCAAGAAGGCCTTTTTTTCCGATATTTTTTGACGCATTAAAGCAGTCGACAACCGACAAGGGGAAACATTTGTATTTTTGGGAAAAATCACTCTACTTAGAAGGCTTCGAGAGAGATTTCATGTTCCAGAATAAAACAAATTCCTTTTAAGGGCACCCATATCCACTCGGGTCGATTATCGAGTTCGTAATCCACTTCGTAGACTGCTTTTTCGAGCATGTGAACCTTCAGAAGGAGCTGAAGATCACACCAGTTTTCCGGCACCACGCCCGCCCCCCGAACCTCCTTCAGATAGGCCTCCAGAAAAACGACCTGAGTCCTTGCGTACCAGTACTCAACCCAGGAATTCAAAGCCCCGGGGGACTCGGGATTCGCTGAGGAAACCTGACGATATCCGAGCGACCCGGCGTAGTGAAAAGACCGGAGCATTCCCGCCACGTCTCGAAGGGCCAAAGCGGTTTGTCGCCTCTCCTGAAGCGGGCGGGCCGGCTCTCCTTCAAAATCGGTAAGGACAAAATCAGAACCGGTGAAAAGCACCTGTCCCAGATGATAATCACCGTGCAGGCGAATCTTCCAGATCGTTTCGGACCGACCGGCCCACTCGGAGAGACACCCGGAAAGAAACAAAAGAAGGGTCTCTTCCTTTCCGACAAACTCTTCAGCCAAAGGAACCATCCCATCGGGGAACGAGGCTAGTTGTTCCCTGACCCGCCCAAAAACCCGGCGAGTCATCGCCTGGAGAGAAGAAACAAGTGAGCGCTGGCAATCAACCGTAAAAAGTTCCGCCCCGAAAGCTTCACTATCAGGGCAGTCGGCCCCCTGAAGCAGGGCTCGGTGCAATTCACCCGTACGGCGCGCGAGAAGCGCAATTTTTTCCAGAAACTCTTTCCCTCGCCCCCCCGAGACAGAAAAAAAAGCCTCCCCAACCTCTCCGACAGAGCCTGCGCTCGCGTCGTCCATGGAAGGAGACTGCTGAAGAAGATGCAGAAAGAAGGCAGCACTTTCTCTCGTGGCGTACTCCCAGCCATCGCCCCTGTTCGGGACATACTCCACCAGGAGGCCCAGGGCAGCGCTCTCTCCTCCGGGGAAGCGATAATCAAGACTACCCAAATATTGCGGAACCCGACACGCTGCTGACCTACTGGCAAGACTGTTTCTTGCAAGGTGTCGAAGAATCTCGACCTCCGGATTTTCTCCCGACTCAAGAGACCGATAGATCTTGAGAAAGGCCTTTTCCCGATACAAGAGGGCCGAGTTGGACTGCTCGCCCCGAAGAAGCCGTGCAGGCAGAAACGCTTCAGGGAGTTCTCCCCGGAGCGAACCTGCGGGAGCGGCCTCAATCGCCCCTGCAGCTCCCCGGAGAACAGCACCGGAGATGAGGGACGTCAAGAGGAGCTCCTGGACTTCGGGGCAGCAGAGGCCATCGAAGCAAACCCCCTCTGCGTCATGAAACCGCACAGGAGCTACAATCCCCAGAGGATAGTCTTTCTGAATTTCTCGGGCTTCATCCCCCAGGGCCAGGGCCAGGGGCACGAAATAGAATACGTCCCGACCATCGATGAAGAAGAGCTGAACCACCAGAAGCCAGGTAGTTGTCTCTCCTGTTTTGCTGAGCACCGTGTCCACGATCGCCAGACTCTTTACATGGCGGGCTTTGTCCCGAAACCAGCGACTTTGCTGCAGATACGGCAGAAGAAACACAGCTTCCAGCGGATGCCGCAGTTCATCAGCAAAGCTATCCCACTGTCTCCGGGAGAGGACAATCCCTTTTTTGTTCATCGGACCATGGCTCATCGAAGACAATCTCCTGAAAGCGCAATCTTCCGGCCTGCCCCGGAACAAGTTGCCAGGCACGTTTCATTACGCACCGATGTATCAGCTCTCAATCTATCCGCCTATCACCGGTCAAGGCATCACCTGTCAATGACAAAGAGATGAACCGGCGAAAGATCGGGGTCCAATTCCAGATAGTTCCAGTAGTCATGCCACGTCCAGGAATGACCGCTCAGAAGATCCCTCACAACAAAGGGCTGATGTGGATGCGGCCCTACAGCGGGCAGGGAGAACTCTACCTTCCCCGATTGGATCCGGGAATAATCCATGTTTACACACACCAGGATAATGTTGTCGCCATCGTCATCGGTCTTGCTGTAGCAAAGCAGGTGAGGATTGGTTACGGCATGAAACCGCAGGTTCCTGTTGCTTTGAAGAGCCGGGTTTTTTCGCCGGACCTCGTTTACCCGGGCGATAAGGGGCGCGATGGACCGGGGATCTTGCCGGTTCCAGGCGCGAATCTCGTACTTCTCGGAGTTCAGGTACTCTTCGCTCCCGGGTCGGACCGGTTTGTGCTCAAGCAACTCGTAGGCGGGTCCGTAGATTCCATAGTTTGAACTCAGGGTTGCTGCCAGGACCAGGCGCGCTATAAAAGCCGCAGGTTTTCCCGACTGGAGATCTTCATGAAGGATATCGGGAGTATTGGGCCAGAAGTTTGGCCGAAAGAACTCCCGCGGCTTTTCACGGGTAAGCTCTGTCAGGTACTGGCGCAACTCTTCGGGACTGTTTCGCCAGGTAAAGTACGTATAGGATTGCGTGAAACCACCCTTGGCCAAGCGGTACATGCGCTTGGGACGCGTGAACGCTTCGGCCAGAAAGATTACTTCGGGACAGTTCTCGTGAACCCGCTCAATGAGCCATTCCCAAAAGGGAAAAGATTTTGTGTGGGGGTTATCAACCCGAAAAACCCGAACGCCACAATCGATCCAATAAAGAAAGACCTGGAGCAACTCATTCCAGAGAGCTTCCCAATCGTCGGTTTCGAAATCAAGAGGATAAATATCTTCATATTTTTTGGGGGGATTTTCAGCATATTGGATTGAACCGTCAGGACGATGGACAAACCATTGGGGGTGCTCCTTAACCCAGGGATGATCGGGGGAACACTGAAAGGCGATATCCAGGGCTATTTCCATCTGATAGGTTTTCGCGGCTTCGACCAGGGCAAGGAAATCTTCCTTGCTCCCCAGGCGAAGATGAAGCGCCGTATGACCACCTTCGGCGGAGCCGATCGCCCAGGGAGAACCGGGATCACCAGGTGCCGCCTGGGTGGTGTTGTTGCGGCCCTTTCGTTTTTCCTGTCCGATGGGGTGTACAGGAGGAAGATAGAGTATATCAAAACCCATCCGGGCAATTTCCGGAAGCAAAGCGATAACATCCTGAAAGGTTCCATGAGAGAAGACCTGATCGCTCCCGGCGCGCCCCCCTGAGCCGGCTGCTACACCGGCAGAACGAGGAAACAGCTCGTACCAGGCACTGAAACCGGCTCGTTCACGGTCTACCCATACCCGAAGAGGTTCCTTCAAGTCGGTCTTGTGCGAGAGATCCGGGTATCGATCGACCAGTTCCTCGGCCGCTTTATCCAGGGCCGCCGCAACACGGCGGTCAAGAGATTGGCCTTGCTCAGCCAGCGTCCTGGCCAGATTTTCCAGACGCTCAACGTCCTTTCCCCGGGCTCGCTTTGCGGCAGCACGCACCAGGGCTGCGCCGATCTCGAGATCAGTGTTGTCAGCCACGGCTGCATCGTGTTTTTTGCGGAGCCCCTCACGCCAGGTCTGGCTGTGATCAACCCAGGCGCGAAGGGTGTACTCCCAGTAGCCCAGGGAATCCACGGTGAAGCACCCTCTCCACAGGTCGTTTCCTGCCGGTTTGAGCGGTATCTCCCGCCAGCTCCTGGCCTTTTTTGGTCGAACCAGAAGAGATGCCCGCAGGAGGTCATGGCCATCGGCAAGAATATCGGCCTCTACCTGGACCGATTCTCCCACGACCCGCTTTATCGGGAAGGCTCCTCCGTCAAGAGAGGGTTCCACCCGGTCAATCACAACTCGTCTTTGTCCAACCAGATTGAGTTTCTGCTTCATGATGCCTTCCATAGTATCAGAAGAGACCCGGGGCGCAAAGAAGATTTTCCTTCCCCCAAGATCGCAAGACTTCAGGATGAAAAAAGGGACGATAAGTTTGACAGAGACCTGTCGGAACCCTATACTCAGACCGAAAATTTCTGCCCCGGGAGGACGCGATGCACACTTTTTTGCCCTACGCCTATTTGAAGGGATCTTTCGTTGAGTTTGAGAAGGCGACGCTCTCGGTGGCAACCCATGCCCTTCACTATGGAACTGCAGCCTTCGGCGGCATGAGAGGGATTCCCGATCCTCAAAACTCCCGCCAGATTCTTCTTTTTCGGGCAGACCGCCATGCACAAAGACTCAGCAAAAGCGCCCGGTTTCTCAAATATGATCTCGCCCCTGAGGAAATCCTGAAAACCCTCGAGTCCTTCGTGCGAAAAAACGCTCCCACGACCCCCTTCTATCTCCGCCCGCTGGTGTACACCTCGGATCTGGGAATATCACCGCGCCTTCACAATGTAGAAAAGGACCTCCTGGTCTACGGCATCGAGCTGGGCGACTATCTCTCGCCGGAGGGCGTTTCCTGCCGGATCAGCTCCTGGTATCGTCAGGAAGACCGAAGTTTTCCCCTGCGAGGCAAGATCAGCGGAGGCTACATTACCTCCTCCATGGCAAAGACGGAGGCTGTTGAGAGTGGGTTTGACGAGGCAATCATGATGAACTCCCAGGGGAAGGTCTGCGAGGCCTCAGGGATGAATATCTTCATTGTCCGGGATGGATCGATTGTAACGCCCGGCGTGGATCAGGATATTCTGGAAGGAATCACTCGGGACTCGGTGATTACCGTGGCCCGCGATCTGGGGTACCAGGTGATTGAACGCCCCCTGGACAAATCGGAGCTCCTCATCGCTGATGAGGTCTTCCTGAGCGGCACCGCTGCAAAAGTAACGCCCGTGAAGCAGATCGAAAACTACCCGCTTCCGAAAGAACGGCCCGTCACGGAGGCTTTGAAAAAGATGATCACCTCCATCACCGAGAACCGGGAACCGCGCTACAACTCCTGGGTTCACCCGGTGTCGCTGGATTAAAATGCCCGGGCCTGCTCATCGAGATACCTGGCCCGGCCGTATTTGACGATTGCCGTTGCATTGATGAATTGCCTGATGGCTGACTGGAAGGCCATCAGGCTGGACAACACCGCTGCACCAGGCACTAAGCCGATCCAGCAAGCTTTCGCAATAACCGATGGACCTCTTCCACGCCATCGATGGAATAGAGCGCATCTGTAGCCCCCACTCCGACTTTTATTGAGACAGAACCCTCGGGCAACGCAGCAAACATATACTCATCGGTTGCGTCATCACCAATGGCGATGATCAAGTCCCAGGGTCCCTGCTCGGCAAAGTGGTGCACGACCCGTCCCTTGTGTATGTTCGCAGGCTTTACTTCAAGGACCCGGTTCCCGTCGAGGACAGAGAGCTCCAGGTTATTCGTAAGAGAGATGAGGGTCTCCCGCAATTCAGCCAAACGTACATTCGCCAGTTCCGGCTCGCTGTTTCGGTAGTGCCAGGCCAGGGAAAAGTCTTTCTCTTCCAGGAACGATCCTGGTGTCCGATCGACCATGCGTTCCATGATGGGCGTAACCATCTCTTTCCAGACAGGAACCTGGACCGTTGCAGCTTGCCACTCTTTTCCGGGATCTCGTATCCACGCTCCATGGCCAGCCCCCAGGGCCAGAGAATCA contains the following coding sequences:
- a CDS encoding branched-chain amino acid transaminase; protein product: MHTFLPYAYLKGSFVEFEKATLSVATHALHYGTAAFGGMRGIPDPQNSRQILLFRADRHAQRLSKSARFLKYDLAPEEILKTLESFVRKNAPTTPFYLRPLVYTSDLGISPRLHNVEKDLLVYGIELGDYLSPEGVSCRISSWYRQEDRSFPLRGKISGGYITSSMAKTEAVESGFDEAIMMNSQGKVCEASGMNIFIVRDGSIVTPGVDQDILEGITRDSVITVARDLGYQVIERPLDKSELLIADEVFLSGTAAKVTPVKQIENYPLPKERPVTEALKKMITSITENREPRYNSWVHPVSLD